The window GTCCACAAAGCCCGAGAAGGAGTTATGGAATTCTTACTTGCCAACCATCCTCTTGATTGTCCAATCTGTGATCAAGGTGGTGAATGTGATTTACAGGATCAATCGATGCGATACGGTTCCGATCGAACACGATTCCACGAAATCACCGGTAAACGTGCGGTAGAAAATAAGGATCTCGGACCAATCGTCAAGACCTCCATGAATCGATGTGTTCAATGTACACGATGTGTTAGATTCGCCAATGATGTTGCTGGTGTAGAAGACTTGGGTACGACCGGTAGAGGAAATGATTTACAGATCGGGATGTACATTGAGAAAACCATGGATTCGGAGATGTCAGGAAACATCATTGACTTATGTCCTGTCGGAGCCCTCACATCGAAACCTTATGCCTTCCAAGCTAGACCAtgggaattgaagaagaccGAATCGGTAGATGTCTTAGATGCTTTAGGAAGTAATATCAGGGTAGATTCCAGAGGTGTTCAAGTGATGAGAGTACAACCCAAGATCAACGATGAGATTAACGAAGAGTGGATTTCGGATAAGACAAGATACGCCTACGACGGATTGAAATATCAACGATTGACTACTCCTTTAGTAAGAGAAGGTAACAGATTCGTACCTGCTTCTTGGGAGACCGCTATGGAGACCATCAGACACGGTTACCTCAACTCTGGTGCTCGAGGAGATCAGGTGAAAGCCGTCGCAGGAGCCTTAGCAGACACTGAGGCTTTGGTAGCTCTTAAAGATCTCTTGAACAGATTAGGTTCAGAAAACACTACATTAGATTCGAAACTTGGTGATGTCCCTCCAGCCCAATCCGTAGATATCCGATCGAATTACTTGTTCAACACCTCTATCGAAAATGTCGAAGATGCCGACGCTATCTTGTTGATCGGTACCAACCCCAGACACGAAGCTGCCATCCTCAACTCTCGATTCAGGAAACAGTACTTACACCGAGGAACTGAATTTGCTGTGATCGGTGAGAAATTCGACTCAACTTTCGAATATGAACATCTCGGTACTTCACCTAAAGATGTGGAGGCTTTCTTAAGTAAAGGAGGAAATAAAGGATTCGGCAAGATCTGGAAAGAGGCGAAGAAACCtttgttgattgttggttCGGCTGTGACAGAGACCAAAGATGGTGCGGCTGTATTGAAGGCTGTCGGTAAACATGTGTTGGATAACGGTAACAAATTCTTGACCCCTGAATGGAATGGTTTCTCCGTTCTTCAACGAGTGAGTGCTCATCTCTTCGATTCTGTCAATCCTACAAAAACTGACAATGGAATGTAATCACTCAGGCCGCATCCAGAGCCGCAGCGTACGATATTGGTTtcaccccttcctcttccgcctCATCCACTCAACCCAAATTTGTCTACCTTCTCAACGCCGACGATGtcgacccatcatccatTCCCGAAGATGCCTTTGTAGTTTACCAGGGACATCACGGTGATCACGGAGCTCAATTCGCCGATGTCTGTCTACCAGCCGCTGCCTACACTGAGAAATCAGCTACGTGGGTCAATACCGAGGGACGAAGTCAGATGGGTCGAACAGCTGTACCACCACCTGGAGCTTcaagggaagattggaagattaTCAGGGCTTTATCAGAAGTGATTGGTCAGCCATTACCTTACGATGAAACCATACAACTCCGACAGAGGATGTTTGACATCTCACCTACATTAGTACGATACGATACCGTCGAGAGACCCTCACCAGAGGTCATCAAGACTGGTTTAACACATCTTTCATCTGCCCAGTCACAGGCGGCTTCCAGCGAACCATTCAAGAAACCCATAACGGATTTCTACCGAACGGATCCTATCTCAAGAGCATCGGTGACTATGGCTGATTGTTCAAAGGCTTTCACAAAGAAAGATTACCCATTAGGTAATGTGGAtgagaaagctcaagctaGTTATGCTTAGATGGACACCCAGAATAGAGAGTGTAGGTCGGTGagacgatgagatgggatgattgtGTGGTGCCGGGTGGCATTTTCGGATTTTatttttcctcttttctttcaGTTCAGTTTGACAGAAAACTTGTAATTTTGGCATGCAGATATTAGCATATATGTTCATTAGTCCAGGAGCTGTTTAACATTGACCGCAtttgaaaaggaagaagagagatggcAACCCCACGGATAGGTCCGAAGAACATGGGAAGTtgggaggatgggaagaaggggaaatcaCTGAGTATGTCcagggaggaggaagtggtccgatgaggtatgatggtgcatatgatatatgactACGAAAGGATCTGACTTCAAGATttgtcttctctctctaGTCTCTGTCTCCCCTTGCCCCCTTGCCCCTGCGTTCCTTCCCCCtcccctcctctcttccagaAACCTTCCCTGTTTTCCCGACTTTCCTTTCCTATTCTTCTGCTTCTATTCTACTCAATCGAATCCTTCCCACCGTCCGAAAACATGCCTCAACCTACTCGGCGACAGAACGTAAGGTTGATCCGACTTATCCAGATACTTCCTATACCTCGTATCCACGATGTACGGCTGACCGTCTGCGAAAGTACCTTTTGTACTATCTTTTATATGGAGGTTCAAGATATAATCACCATTTCTTTCGTGAGCTATCACATATAGGTCTATCAGCCAGGTCCTTCAAGATAGATATACTGATCTTCCTGCACCCATTAGGCAATTTGCTATGATTAGAATATTACGGGACAGTTCACTTACGTCCTTTCACTGGTAATACCCTTACATCACTCAATCTCAAATCCCTAGGCTCTCCACTCCACCTTCCCAtcagatccttcttgacGGTACTCATCCTGAGATATATCTCTTCTGCAGCTCCGGCCGAGGTAGGAGTTGAAATGGGACTCAGTCGGATTCGGCATTGTTCGAGCTTAGTGACGATATTGAGGTTTTTAGTTAGTCTGTATACACCTATAGCTGCTCCTCCCAGAGCCCAATAGGGAGTTTGAACAAATAAGAAGTGTTTAAACGTTCCCCATATTTTGCTACATCATTCCAGAAGTTAGTAATCAGTGATGGTTCAGGATCAGCCAAGTGGAGCCAAGTCGAGGCAGAAGAATGCGATTGCTTGACACAAAGATTGTAAATGAGGTGGGAAAGTATCGAGGATGCTCACGTTGTATATCCTGAATCAGGTTTTGAATTCCAGAAAGTTTGATAACCAACTTCCTCAGCTAATGGAGGAGGTAACCAGAACCATATAAATCCTATAAAAGCAGTAAATCCACAACCTAATAATCTTAATATCGGATTGAAATTTATTGGCTTCTCGAATATCGTTCTTACTTCCACTAAACCCATACTTCCCTCCTTGACTTTATCTCTTAGAAATTTTGAGAttttggtagatgaagaagagtggtATGCCCAAGATGCTTCGAAGGCTTGCCATCCCCTTGAATGGGTTGGAGACGAGGTATATGTAGGTATGGTAGGTTTGAGACCAGGAGCGATTTTAGGTGTTGACGTTTGAGGTGTAGTACTGCGTGTAGAAGGGGCGAAGAGAGTGTCGGAAATTGCCTTGCCTGTTCGTAGTCCATAGATGTGATCAGTACACCCCATTCCAACAGCAAAGATCATGATATAACGTAGCTGGAAATGAAATCAGGAcacacctttacctttcgGTGAAGTCTGCTCGGCAGCTCTCTTCGCGCAAGCGTGTAGAGCCCTTCTGAGAGTCCGCTGGGTGAGTTGGTGACCTATGAGATTGGAGGACTGCATCCTATAGATCATGTTTGGATGATTTGACCTTGTTGCTGAACGAGAATAGACATGAAATATTGCAAAACAACAAGAACATTGAAGTTGGATATTCGAAGAAAGACGGAAGAACATCGGATAAAGCCGTTCACCGTCCAACGGTATAACCTTGGGCAGACTCCAGTGTCGTTCATGGATAATTGTCTCTACTTTGATGTATTTGACATGCATGCAATGGACAGTATCCCTAATAATTACTTCGTGATAGCCTACTACagttcatcatccaatctccttGACTCTTCCAAcatctgatcgatgatctcttcatctgtcTCATTATCTTCCACAACCCtttctgtctcttcttcatccctgagatcctgttcttcttcctctacttcaGCACTTGAAGTAGTACCTGCATCAGCATCGGAAGCCAAATCATCTACACTAGCTGCTAATGCTCCTACACCGACCTCCTGACCTTGCAATTTGGCTGCAAAAGATGCGATTTCTCGATCGTATAAATCCCATTCCGGAATCTGGCGGGCTCTGACGAGTTTGGGTTCCTTCTGCTCATTCCATTCCCTATCAGCTGTCGGTTCTTCGGATCATAAGGACAGGAACGGCAAGCTTGACTTACTGTTAGAGGATTCTGACACAGATCAACTGTTCAAGTGCACTTATCAGCTTGCGATCGCCCTAAGAGTGACTAAAGGCATCATGACAGCTGAATGACTTACTCGTCTTGGCACTTGCTAAACTCTCGTCGCTACACCAAGTCTGACACCACAGCCAATCTTGGTCCAACGTGAAGATAGGAATAGTATCCTGCATGGAGTTCGGTAGATCTTGATCCAAGTTTGCCAGCGAATTTGGATCAGCCGAAAGGGCATGATACTGACCTCGAAGGCGGTCCTGTTGCCACGATAAAATCTGTCAGCTCTGCGGCGACAAGTCTGATTTACATCTAGCTTACTCCTGTGGCCAGCTGTCTGAACCGCTTGAGATCGACTACGTAGAGTGCACTGAGGTCTTCTATCAGCTTGTATCTCTTTGCCTGTTCGAAGACTGCAAAACTGACCTGATATGATATGGTCTTCCTCTCAGCGCGTCTCTCCAATATCCTGTCTTCCAGAACCTGAAACCCTCCATTTCCGTTCTACTATCCCCCATAGGTGCATAACCATATACCCTACCGTGCAAATCGACATCAACAAGTTCTTTCATATCGGTTCGTACGATTTGATCAGCATCTACGAAGATCACCTTATCAAGGTCCATGGGGAATAGTACATCGAGGAAGAGAATCTTGTATCTGCAATCAGCGagagtcagctgatagtTGCAACATTATCCAACAGGCCAGCTGTAAACTCACGCCCAAATGATACGTTGTTTCTCAGTTTGAGCTCTCAACCAATGTGGCCATTTGTAGGTGACAAATTCGTATTGGAAGTTGTACTCTTCTGCTAATTTAGGTATGAAATCCTATTCGCATAGAATTGATTAGTCTTCGTCATGAGTCGAAAGCGTAATCATGAACTCACAATGAACGTAGGAGACAGGAAGTTTTCCTACAACCAGGGATCAGCTGAAAGGATTGTCGGTAAGCTAGCAACTTACGATGAACCAGAACTTGACTGAGCTCTTGGTATGTTTCATGACACTCAGAATCATGATTGAAGCGAACCGCTACATTGTACACAACTTCAGCTGCTTCCGCCTTCGCTTTTTCGGGCAAGCTGATCTCACCTCGTATAGTAAGCCCGAAGCAACAGTGAAGATATTGATATCCGCATGTCGACTCTTCGGTTTAGTAGATATCACTTCGGTTGATAGTCCCACTATAGATTTCATCCTGTATTCAATGACTGTCAGCTTTCAATGACTATGAGCTAATGTGATAGCTCACTTCGAAAATACAGCTCCAGCGAAAGATTCAggatccttctttccctcttcctcattcaatACGTCAGCTATCTCCATACCAGGCCGTCTGACAAATCGTGGTAAGATGGTATTTCCTTCGAAGCTATCCAGAATCACACTTGGCCCCGTTATGTTGACACTGGCACTATCCCAACCTTCACTTCCTACACTCTCCAATTCATATACCTCTCTACCCCTTCCGGGTCTGATCGACAGATCGTACACTCCGGGAGTAGCTTTGAACTGGAAGTATCCCAAATTCGCCATGACCTGAGTATCGGAAGCTACTTCAATTCCATTCGTAGTAAGCTGTAGTTGAAGTCCTCTTGGAGGCGCATTGGTCGATTCCCTTGCGTGACCCTCTATCAAGAGCTGTTTGAGAGTGAATGATATATGTACTGGCGAGTGAATGTTCGATAATACGAGATTATCCAAATCGTAAGGGGAAGTTCTGGGTGATACAATCCATGAAGGTGGTGTTTCAAGACCCAACGTATAGATTGGCGTCGTAGGGAGATCAAGGAACGTGACACCGGGCGCGATGACGTTTCTGGAGAATGATCATTAGCATGATTCAAAGCTATGTCGAGTGGCTTAGCTCACCCATCAacgtcaaaggtgagttttgaaggtatagaagatCGGTAGAATCGTTTCAATTTGACCTATTAGAGGGGTCAGATGTGTCTTGCCGACATCGATAACGAATTACTGACCTCGGACAACGAAGGTTGAGGCTCAAGATATACCGTGATAGTCACGTTGTCCATCTCAGATAGGGTCTGACATGATATGTTAGCTGAATACGCAAAGTACTGTTAGGTCAGCTTAACATACCTGTAAGACTGTAGACCATTTTTGCGCATTCTCCGATATAGGATCAACGATGACAGCCACATCAAGAATAGCTTTCTCCGGGTCTCCAAGAGTGAATGACCTAAAATACTATCTTGTCAACTCACTATCACAAGCAGTTGATGCTGAAGCAGCTTACAAAGTACCGTCATCCAGCTTCTTATACAATCTGGCTCTGGCAGCTTGCGTAGGCACGAATATACCTTCCGCCGAGTCGGGCTTGTAAGCTGATGCGATCACCGAGGAAGACACCGCGAGGAGATTGGATAAGGTTGATCTACCGCGACATATCACATCAACTGGCGATCAGACCCTTGAGAGGATTGGCTGACATACCTATCGAACACTGATATATCCTCATACATCGTTTGTATGAGATCGATAACAGGCTTGACCCGCTTCCTATACTCATACGCTTCGAGCGCATCATAATCTTCAAGTATAAAGTTTTGAGGTGTGAGAGGACCGACCAGCTATCACAATGGGATTGGTCAGCTGCTGTAGACAATGAGTCCACGAATCCGTTCAACTCACGCGTCCGTTGACCAACAAATGTGGTTTACCATCTCTTAAGCCTAGTCTCTTCGCGATCGCAGTACCAGTCTTCCAAAActcggcagcagcagcagtatcAATGGCTGACACACCATCGAACGCCGCTTTATGTatcggatgatgatcgaAATACTTCTTCGTGTCCTCCTCGCTAAGAGTAACCGTAAAGCATTTCTGCCCATTCGAATCGGTGCTACCGATCACTTTGGCTTGTGTTTCTTCGTCATCGGAAGATGGAATGTTCAGTCGATCCACATTATCGTTGCTCCAATCCAACCCTCTGATGATATCCAGCAATTCCTCAGCAGAGGCTTTCGACAGCAAAGACGAGGCGTGTAATTGATACAAGGCGGTTGAAAGTCTGTACGTCGACCTTGGTGCAGATGGGTCATTGGTTGGTACATGGACGAAACCTAGTCGACTAGCCCCGTTAGGATTCTGCAAATCCAGAGTGTAAGCCGAAGTCCGATTGGAGATGTAGTGGATAAACGACTTACCTGTACGTGTCTCAAAGCGTCTTCTACGACTTTTTGACCTTCTTTACTGTCCAGATCACCAATCACCCACATCGTGACAGGCGTaacaccttctcctcctgaaTTAGAGGGTTCAGAATCAGCTCGTCGGTCCATTATGCTCATTTATCTATCTGACATACCAGGATATACGaagtcattcatcaatctcttcgtAATGTCCCCTTCAAAGATATCCAAAAGATTGAACACCTTCAGTTTGCCTTCACCTTGACCAGGGTTGATAAGTTTGTTTCTCCTCCTGGAAGTGGACGGTAAATCGTAGAAGAAATTGGCGACATCTTCAGGTTGTTCACCTCGTATCAACTTCACCagatatgatcagcttgataatTCGATTCCTCCGTTAGAAACAGCAGACTTACTTGTTTCTGCAGGAAAGCAAGTTGAGTTGCCATTTCGTTCTGAACGACCGCTGGCCAGTGCTACACAGGAGACTCAGATAAACTTCCCCTTTCATGACAAACAGCTTACCCCATTAACGATCGTATGCTTTCCATTCACAAACAAGTGACCCTGCGCTGATTCT of the Kwoniella mangroviensis CBS 8507 chromosome 3, whole genome shotgun sequence genome contains:
- a CDS encoding NADH dehydrogenase (quinone), G subunit — translated: MLRRIAQKNLARVAGPSRARLLSTTAPRQADITLTIDGKEVSVPQGTALIQACEKAGAAVPRFCYHDRLAIAGNCRMCLVEVERSPKPVASCAMPAMPGSKVFTNTPLVHKAREGVMEFLLANHPLDCPICDQGGECDLQDQSMRYGSDRTRFHEITGKRAVENKDLGPIVKTSMNRCVQCTRCVRFANDVAGVEDLGTTGRGNDLQIGMYIEKTMDSEMSGNIIDLCPVGALTSKPYAFQARPWELKKTESVDVLDALGSNIRVDSRGVQVMRVQPKINDEINEEWISDKTRYAYDGLKYQRLTTPLVREGNRFVPASWETAMETIRHGYLNSGARGDQVKAVAGALADTEALVALKDLLNRLGSENTTLDSKLGDVPPAQSVDIRSNYLFNTSIENVEDADAILLIGTNPRHEAAILNSRFRKQYLHRGTEFAVIGEKFDSTFEYEHLGTSPKDVEAFLSKGGNKGFGKIWKEAKKPLLIVGSAVTETKDGAAVLKAVGKHVLDNGNKFLTPEWNGFSVLQRAASRAAAYDIGFTPSSSASSTQPKFVYLLNADDVDPSSIPEDAFVVYQGHHGDHGAQFADVCLPAAAYTEKSATWVNTEGRSQMGRTAVPPPGASREDWKIIRALSEVIGQPLPYDETIQLRQRMFDISPTLVRYDTVERPSPEVIKTGLTHLSSAQSQAASSEPFKKPITDFYRTDPISRASVTMADCSKAFTKKDYPLGNVDEKAQASYA